The following proteins are encoded in a genomic region of Pseudomonas saponiphila:
- a CDS encoding AzlC family ABC transporter permease codes for MSSVLLPRAAFIRGAIAIVPLSLATAPWGLLAGSMAIEANLTPLQGQGLSSIVFAGAAQLVAIGMLKGGAGIFSILLTTLLLTSQHLLYGMSLRSVISPLPGRWRVGLGFLLTDELFALTSAHDRQQFDRWYALGVGLTFYVAWNLFTLLGIVLGKSIPGLEHLGLDFSIAATFIALITPLVRNVPTVVCVAVSLFCSVLFSYWHWGSALVLAGLAGMSAGFVCNKLHRGRA; via the coding sequence ATGTCCAGCGTTCTTCTACCCCGTGCCGCGTTTATCCGCGGCGCCATCGCCATCGTGCCGCTGTCCCTGGCCACCGCGCCCTGGGGCCTGCTGGCCGGTTCCATGGCCATCGAGGCCAATCTCACGCCGTTGCAGGGCCAGGGGCTGTCGAGCATCGTCTTCGCCGGTGCCGCGCAACTGGTGGCCATCGGCATGCTCAAGGGCGGGGCGGGGATCTTCTCGATCCTGCTGACCACGCTGCTGCTGACCTCCCAGCATTTGCTCTACGGCATGAGCCTGCGCTCGGTGATCTCGCCCTTGCCCGGACGCTGGCGAGTGGGCCTGGGCTTTCTGCTCACCGACGAGCTGTTCGCCTTGACCAGCGCCCACGACAGGCAGCAGTTCGACCGCTGGTACGCCCTGGGCGTGGGCCTGACCTTCTATGTGGCCTGGAACCTGTTCACCCTGCTGGGCATCGTCCTGGGCAAGAGCATTCCGGGCCTTGAGCACCTGGGCCTGGACTTTTCCATCGCCGCCACCTTCATCGCCCTGATCACCCCGCTGGTGCGCAATGTACCCACCGTGGTCTGTGTCGCGGTGTCGCTGTTCTGCTCGGTGCTGTTCAGCTACTGGCACTGGGGCTCGGCCCTGGTGCTGGCGGGGCTGGCGGGGATGAGCGCGGGTTTTGTCTGCAACAAGCTGCATCGGGGGCGCGCATGA
- a CDS encoding AzlD domain-containing protein has product MVWAVIFGMGLLVFLNRYVFLEPRLPLRLSSNARQFLGFAVPGMLTAICGPIVFMPDQQLNLHGDNPYLLSSLVAIVLVIYTRNTLVSMLLSMGFFFLLRWWL; this is encoded by the coding sequence ATGGTCTGGGCAGTGATTTTCGGCATGGGCCTGTTGGTGTTTCTCAATCGCTACGTGTTTCTCGAACCGCGCCTGCCGCTGCGCCTGAGCAGCAACGCGCGGCAATTCCTCGGTTTTGCCGTGCCGGGCATGCTCACGGCTATCTGCGGGCCGATCGTGTTCATGCCCGATCAGCAGTTGAACCTGCACGGGGACAATCCCTATCTGCTCAGCTCCTTGGTGGCCATCGTGCTGGTGATCTACACCCGCAATACCCTGGTCAGCATGCTGCTGAGCATGGGTTTCTTTTTCCTTCTGCGCTGGTGGCTCTGA
- a CDS encoding SMI1/KNR4 family protein: MSDFPHDIDLDAFWDHASSRKINQPPASAAMIAELQALLGYRLPPSYVAFMHRYNGGCPHLCCCPTEQGTSWAEDHCAIDSFLSIGRDTRYSLGGSLGSRFMIEEWGYPDLGVYICNCPSAGHDMVALDYRECGPEGEPRVVHVDQEGDYEVTVLAPNFEAFVRALVSPEVYDTSEQDYLDDLDTVAGAPFSPLLEELLEHFPDVPDLGSLIRQVALRIVHDKRCFALHADPLSHLLYDLQFWLYQNRYPVPSQEAYLEVYQDMIAFAKGFGTGGYAPDFIRDWFRARLADGHLRQAAGGLALTPAYRAQLLEQLSGFRPADPQTQEQP; encoded by the coding sequence ATGAGCGACTTTCCCCACGATATCGACCTGGACGCGTTCTGGGACCACGCCAGCAGCCGCAAGATCAACCAGCCACCGGCCAGCGCCGCGATGATCGCCGAATTGCAGGCCCTGCTGGGCTATCGGCTGCCGCCGTCCTATGTGGCGTTCATGCACCGTTACAACGGTGGCTGCCCGCACCTGTGCTGTTGCCCCACGGAGCAGGGCACCTCCTGGGCCGAGGACCACTGCGCGATCGACAGTTTCCTGAGCATTGGTCGCGACACCCGCTACTCCCTGGGCGGCAGCCTGGGCAGCCGCTTCATGATCGAGGAGTGGGGCTACCCGGACCTCGGGGTGTACATCTGCAATTGCCCGTCCGCCGGCCACGACATGGTGGCCCTGGACTACCGCGAGTGCGGCCCCGAGGGCGAACCGCGAGTGGTGCACGTGGACCAGGAAGGCGACTACGAGGTGACTGTCCTGGCGCCGAACTTCGAGGCCTTTGTCCGCGCTCTGGTGTCCCCCGAGGTCTACGACACCTCGGAGCAGGATTACCTGGACGACCTGGACACGGTCGCCGGCGCGCCGTTTTCGCCGTTGCTGGAGGAGCTGCTTGAACACTTCCCGGACGTGCCGGACCTGGGGTCGCTGATCCGTCAGGTCGCCCTGCGCATCGTCCACGACAAGCGCTGCTTTGCGTTGCACGCCGACCCGCTGTCGCACCTGCTGTACGACCTGCAGTTCTGGCTGTACCAGAACCGCTACCCGGTCCCCAGCCAAGAGGCCTACCTGGAGGTCTATCAGGACATGATCGCCTTCGCCAAGGGCTTCGGCACCGGCGGCTACGCCCCGGATTTCATCCGTGACTGGTTCCGCGCGCGGCTGGCGGACGGTCACCTGCGCCAGGCGGCGGGCGGCTTGGCCCTGACCCCGGCCTACCGCGCGCAGTTACTGGAACAATTGTCGGGGTTTCGCCCCGCCGACCCACAGACTCAGGAGCAGCCATGA
- the nudK gene encoding GDP-mannose pyrophosphatase NudK yields the protein MSEEKIRITAEKTLSDNWYVLKKYSFELRRRDGSWQAQEREVYDRGNGATILLYNLQRRTVLLTRQFRMPAFVNDHSGYLIETAAGLLDDASPEVRIRQEAQEETGCRVGEVQKVFDAFMSPGSVTERVHFFIGHYQAEDRIDEGGGLEHEGEDIEVLELDIDQALDMIKSGEIADGKTIMLLQYLQLHVLKPRSLTVLVAGPYRSGTGDDPLLLARNVEAMEQCAAQVLEAGHFPLLGEWVALPMTRLAGSRAVGDEVYNQRFHAYAERLLQRCDALLRIGGPSAGCDAMVQIAQGLGLSIYHQVQQLPKVTSRPGQD from the coding sequence ATGAGCGAGGAAAAGATCCGCATCACCGCCGAGAAGACCCTCTCCGACAACTGGTACGTGCTGAAGAAATACAGCTTCGAACTGCGCCGCCGCGATGGCAGCTGGCAGGCCCAGGAGCGTGAGGTCTACGACCGCGGCAATGGCGCGACGATCCTGCTGTACAACCTGCAACGGCGCACGGTGCTGCTGACCCGGCAGTTCCGCATGCCGGCCTTCGTCAACGACCACAGCGGCTACCTGATCGAGACGGCCGCCGGGCTGCTGGACGACGCCAGCCCGGAAGTGCGCATCCGCCAGGAAGCGCAAGAGGAAACCGGCTGCCGGGTGGGGGAGGTGCAGAAAGTCTTCGATGCCTTCATGAGTCCGGGTTCGGTGACCGAACGGGTGCATTTCTTCATCGGCCATTACCAGGCCGAGGACCGCATCGACGAGGGCGGCGGGCTGGAGCACGAAGGCGAGGACATCGAAGTCCTGGAGCTGGATATCGACCAGGCCCTGGACATGATCAAGAGCGGCGAGATCGCCGACGGCAAGACCATCATGCTCCTGCAGTACCTGCAGTTGCATGTGCTCAAGCCTCGCAGCCTGACGGTGCTGGTGGCCGGCCCCTACCGTTCCGGCACCGGCGACGATCCGCTGTTGCTGGCGCGCAATGTCGAGGCCATGGAGCAGTGCGCCGCCCAGGTGCTGGAGGCCGGGCATTTCCCGCTGCTGGGGGAGTGGGTGGCCTTGCCCATGACCCGTCTGGCCGGGTCCCGGGCGGTGGGCGACGAGGTCTACAACCAGCGCTTCCACGCCTATGCCGAGCGCCTGCTGCAACGCTGTGACGCGCTGCTGCGCATCGGTGGCCCCTCGGCCGGCTGCGACGCCATGGTGCAGATCGCCCAGGGGCTGGGCCTGAGCATCTATCACCAGGTGCAACAACTGCCCAAAGTGACTTCCCGCCCAGGCCAGGACTGA
- a CDS encoding bifunctional diguanylate cyclase/phosphodiesterase, with product MENPGLDLTPVRSISNQALARATLLGCSGLLLALFIFTGVLLVYIALDQNLAAEQHNRLEIEQALQSLKNHARRTVKDYAQWGDAYQHLHLKVDPDWAYTRRNFGPSLYRDLGFDGVFVIDPAGRTAYALVAGRLQAMDARDWFGDALQPWLAQVRQAPDGKVFSRYHAIGGTPALVFTSVLSPGSDPQVQVDGGPQSVLVFVVWLDSSRLLVLGREAGVERLQQVAAGAPGPQPTLSLPNGAGTLHWQPARPGHQLLVLVIPLLLLAGLLVGLMAILLLRRSAVAARLIDDQVQALRSSRGALEASEERFRDVAEAASDWIWEVDPQLRFTYLSERFEAVTGLSREAALGRPMHELLSAEQGSLRNWLSASQRRSQSILQCAYLDGQRRPRVCRLSVRAMDGGGYRGTASDITEEVAARRRIEYLSQHDALTGLANRMRMREYLEGRLSALRVLQEPLLMLSVDLDRFKPVNDLLGHAAGDQVLHEVSQRLSHCLRSEDLVARVGGDEFVLVVPGQMAQLDIDGLCRRLIQRIEEPFYIAEHEVFISASIGVARAPDDASQAEELLRYADMALYEAKAAGRSTWRFYAADMNARIIERRGLERDLRHAIDQDQLRLQFLPRYRLADGQWLGAGVLVCWQHPRRGLLGPEVFMPIAEDTGLILPLSNWVLHAACRAARGWPEHLQLAVNLSACEFQRGQLVARIRSVLGQSGLAPSRLVLEVADKTLLDDGRQVQDIMGGLKALGVQLLLDDFGSGCSALQDLRTYPLDGLKIDSGLVAGLGRSPAGRSIVQAIVDLGHALGLKVLAEGVDTPEQFAALRDIRCDEVQGRHLSPPLDADALLQLCAQAPRAGSSMS from the coding sequence ATGGAAAACCCAGGTCTTGATCTGACGCCGGTGCGCAGTATCTCGAATCAGGCGCTGGCCCGCGCCACCTTGCTCGGATGCTCGGGATTGCTGTTGGCGCTGTTCATCTTCACCGGCGTGTTGCTGGTGTACATCGCCCTCGACCAGAACCTGGCCGCCGAGCAGCACAACCGCCTGGAAATCGAACAGGCCCTGCAATCGCTGAAAAACCATGCCCGTCGCACCGTCAAGGACTATGCGCAATGGGGCGATGCCTATCAGCACCTGCACCTGAAGGTCGATCCGGACTGGGCCTACACCCGGCGCAACTTCGGCCCGTCCCTGTACCGCGACCTGGGTTTTGACGGGGTGTTCGTCATCGACCCGGCGGGTCGCACGGCCTACGCGCTGGTGGCCGGTCGCCTGCAGGCGATGGATGCCCGGGACTGGTTCGGCGATGCGCTGCAACCCTGGCTGGCGCAGGTGCGCCAGGCGCCCGATGGCAAGGTCTTCAGCCGTTATCACGCGATCGGCGGGACACCGGCGCTGGTGTTCACCAGCGTGCTGAGCCCGGGCAGCGATCCGCAAGTGCAGGTCGATGGCGGTCCGCAGTCGGTGCTGGTGTTCGTTGTGTGGCTGGATTCGAGCCGTTTGCTGGTGCTGGGCCGTGAGGCGGGCGTCGAGCGCTTGCAGCAGGTCGCCGCCGGGGCTCCGGGCCCGCAGCCGACCCTGAGCCTGCCCAACGGTGCCGGAACCCTGCACTGGCAGCCGGCGCGACCGGGGCACCAGTTGCTGGTGTTGGTGATCCCGCTGTTGCTGCTGGCCGGGCTGCTGGTGGGCCTGATGGCGATCCTGCTGCTGCGGCGCTCCGCAGTGGCGGCGCGGCTCATCGATGATCAGGTCCAGGCCCTGCGCAGCAGTCGGGGGGCGCTGGAGGCCAGCGAAGAGCGTTTTCGCGATGTTGCCGAAGCCGCTTCCGACTGGATCTGGGAAGTGGATCCGCAACTGCGCTTCACCTACCTGTCCGAGCGCTTCGAGGCCGTCACCGGCCTGTCCCGAGAGGCCGCCCTGGGACGGCCGATGCATGAACTGCTGAGCGCCGAGCAGGGATCGCTGCGCAACTGGCTGAGCGCCTCGCAGCGGCGTTCCCAGAGCATCCTGCAATGCGCCTACCTGGACGGTCAGCGCCGACCGCGAGTCTGCCGCCTGTCGGTACGGGCCATGGACGGCGGCGGTTACCGTGGCACCGCCAGCGATATCACCGAGGAGGTCGCGGCCCGGCGGCGCATCGAATACCTGTCCCAGCACGATGCACTCACCGGTCTGGCCAATCGCATGCGCATGCGCGAGTACCTTGAAGGTCGGCTGTCGGCTCTGCGGGTGCTGCAGGAGCCGCTGTTGATGCTCAGTGTCGATCTCGACCGCTTCAAGCCGGTGAACGATCTGCTGGGGCATGCCGCCGGCGACCAGGTGCTGCACGAGGTGTCCCAGCGCCTGTCCCACTGCCTGCGCAGCGAGGACCTGGTGGCTCGGGTCGGTGGCGACGAATTCGTGCTGGTGGTGCCCGGGCAGATGGCCCAGTTGGACATCGACGGCCTGTGCCGACGCTTGATCCAGCGTATCGAGGAGCCGTTCTACATTGCCGAGCACGAGGTCTTCATCAGTGCCAGCATCGGTGTCGCCCGGGCCCCGGACGATGCCAGCCAGGCCGAGGAACTGCTGCGCTATGCCGACATGGCCCTGTACGAGGCCAAGGCGGCGGGGCGCAGCACCTGGCGTTTCTATGCCGCTGACATGAATGCGCGGATCATCGAGCGCCGCGGTCTGGAGCGCGACCTGCGTCACGCCATCGACCAGGATCAGTTGCGCCTGCAGTTCCTGCCGCGCTATCGGCTGGCCGACGGCCAATGGCTGGGCGCCGGGGTGCTGGTGTGCTGGCAGCACCCGCGGCGCGGGCTGCTGGGGCCCGAGGTGTTCATGCCCATCGCCGAGGACACCGGGCTGATCCTGCCGCTGAGCAACTGGGTGCTGCACGCGGCCTGTCGTGCCGCCCGCGGCTGGCCCGAACACCTGCAACTGGCGGTGAATCTGTCGGCCTGCGAGTTCCAGCGCGGCCAGCTGGTGGCCAGGATCCGCTCGGTGCTCGGTCAGAGCGGGCTGGCTCCCTCGCGTCTGGTGCTGGAGGTGGCCGACAAGACGCTGCTGGACGACGGGCGCCAGGTGCAGGACATCATGGGCGGGCTCAAGGCTCTTGGGGTGCAACTGCTGCTGGACGATTTCGGCAGTGGCTGTTCGGCGTTGCAGGACCTGCGGACCTATCCCCTGGACGGCCTGAAGATCGACAGCGGTCTGGTGGCCGGGCTGGGTCGCAGTCCGGCCGGTCGCTCGATCGTCCAGGCGATCGTCGACCTGGGGCATGCCCTGGGCCTGAAAGTGCTCGCCGAAGGGGTGGATACCCCGGAGCAGTTCGCCGCGTTGCGTGACATTCGCTGCGATGAGGTCCAGGGGCGGCACCTGAGCCCGCCCCTGGACGCCGATGCCCTGTTGCAACTCTGCGCCCAGGCGCCCCGGGCCGGAAGCTCGATGAGCTGA